The Fulvia fulva chromosome 1, complete sequence region GATCGATGTCAAAGTCATGCTTGACGAGGGCGGCAATGCCTGCGCGGGTGGTGTCTTCAATGGCCGCCGTGATCATGTCCTTTTGGTAAAGGAGATAGCTTCGATTGCGATATGAGCATACTGCTTGAAGAGCAATGTCTTAGGCTTTGACCTGACGATCGTAGGATGAAGGAGGCCATGTCTGTGATAGAGCTGAAGAGGATGTTGTTGCGCCTTCATGGATTTCGGAAGAGGTCGTGCCGAGCCGCTTACGTAAGGCACATTTCGCAGCTTTTCGGCCTTCTTCGCGACTCCAAATCGTCCTCTGCTCTGATCAACACGATACCCGATATCGTCACCGCGGTGAACAGTCGCAGCTGAAGAATGGACTACCTCATTCGCTTTGTGCAGATGCACGAGACGTTCCGTAAGCCAGAGATTGATGCTCTTGCGCAGATCAACAACATCAGCATAGAATGGCTCTCATACACCGAAGAGGTAGGTCGTTGATCTGGTGAGGCGgagggtaagtactaccttcATGCAGCATCTATCAACACGTCGGTATGCCTTCCTCCTCACCATAACGCTCAGACGCTTCAGCCAGCTGACGAGGTCCCAGTCACACTTATCCATCATCCGCTTCAAAGACGTCTCAGACCCCGGACTTGCTGCAAAGGCTCTCATGTCTCGCTCCATCCTAGCCTACGGCATGTACGAGCTCTGGGGCGCAACCTCTGGCGCAGACTACAAAGACCTGCACCGCGACATCACCACCCGCTCAAGACATCTCTGGTCGCACTACGGCAGGCAATCTTTCCGCTTCGAGCTTGACGCCTTCCAAGGCAAGCGCACCATGGCCGAGCAGCGCCAAATCATGGAGGACCTCGTCTTCATGGGCTTCACCGGCCCCATCGCCATGAAAAATCCTGACAACCACTTCACAATCTTCGAGGACTACAAACTGCACGCACCAGCGCCGCATCAGCTCTGCTTTGGCAGACTTGTAGCTGAAGCGGGGAGGAGAGCTACTGCGACGTATACGCTGAAGAAGCGGAAGTACATCGCCACGACGTCAATGGACGCGGAGCTATCTCTGATCACTGCAAACCTGGCACTCGCGGCACCTGGGAAATTGACCTACGACCCATTCATGGGCACCGGCTCCTTCCCACTTGCGTGTGCACACTTCGGCGCCAACACGTTCGGCAGCGATATGGATGGCCGCAGTATCCGTGGCAAGAAAGGCCGAAATGTCAAGGCCAACTTCGAGCAGTACTCCACCTCATCACTATACCTCGACGGCTTCGTGTCAGACTTGACCAATACGCCTCTGCGGGAGCAACGGTACCTCGACGCCATAGTCTGCGATCCACCATACGGCGTGCGTGAAGGGTTGAAAGTGCTCGGTAGCGAACGGCCACATCTTCAGGACGTAGTCTATCTAGCAGATGGAACTCCCGCTCACCTTGGTCCCAACTATATCCCACCGAAGAAGCCATACAGTTTCTTGCGGATATTGGACGACATTCTCGATTTCGGTGCGAGAATGCTAACGGACAATGGACGCTTATGCATGTGGATGCCTGTCGCAGGTGTGGATGTGGAGGAGTATGAAGCCGAAGACGAAGCGAAAGCAGCAAAGGTTGAGGTGGAAGTCGAGTATCCCGTACCTGAGCACCCGGCACTGGAGCTTGTGAGTACGTGCAGACAAGACTTCAACAAATGGTCAAGACGCCTTTTGACGTATCGACGGCTGCGGAACGATGCAGTAGACACGGCTGCTCTGGCAGCGTACCAGCTGAAGCGGCTGGACTTGCAGGCTGACGGGAATGGCAAAGTCACTGCTGATGATCTGAATGCCTTCAGGAGAAGGGTATGCTCATTCTACTCATTGGTGTCAAAAAGTCTTGCTGACCTTTCCCCAGTACTTCCAAGGCTTCCAAAAGCCCAGCCCAGCGCCGCAGACTACATACACACCACCGGCTGGATGAACCCAACAGCCTGAGGACTCCTCCAGCCTGTGCTGTTGGAACCACTGAGGAAACGCTGGCTCCACCAGACCACATAGCCCACGCTACCCAGCGTCGATGCCGAGTCACTGGCATCTGCTCTGGTGCACGCACTGCTCGATTATGTGCAACCTAGCTCTCTAGGGTCGTGCATAGCGCCCTCGACTATCGTGGCCGTGCCCTCGGGGCGTGTCGTCTTCGAAGCCAGTCTCTTCGCAGGTGTCCAAAGCGCTGAGCGGCACTGCCTAGACTTCCCATCAGACTCTCAGTAGCGGAGCCGCTCATGGTATCCATATCCTCCCAAACTCAGCAGCTCATCCAAACACCATGACCTAGGATCACCCTACCTTCCCTTGCTCTGCATAATCCTCCTACCCTCCCATCTGAATCCACAACCCTTCAAATCAACCCCCCACAACTCCTAAACCCACAATGATACACCACCTCCCAAACACCCTCTTTACTCCGAACCCAATGCAACAGCCCCAAACTATCCCTACTAACCCCCTCCACATCCCCCCTAATCTTCACAAAAATCCACACCAGCGCCTGCCCCGCAATCAAATCCACCTCCGCATGATCCAGCGCCACATCCATCCTCCAGGACGGATTCGCTGTCAACATCATCTTGTACGCCGCAAAGTGTTCATCTCTGTCGAGCTCGACGGCCAGATTGTTGTGGCGGGCGTGGAACTTGGGAGAGGTGTAGGCGTAGGCGCGGGAGAAGTCGCGGGCGTTGAAGCTTTTGACGAGGTCGCGGGATAACTTGGTGAGCTCGGCGGTGCCGTCGCCGAGGGCGAGGGAGCGGGTGCGGTGGGGGTAGTTCGAGGAAGGTTGTCTGGGGAGGAGGTAGGAGAGGGAGGAGGAGGGCGGGAAGGGGCCGTATGTGCAGGTCATGGTGAGGTGGTGGTGTTGGTGAGACCAGGCGTTGGTGTTGTCGGGGTCGTATTGCTGGTGCCAAACCAATGTTGACGGTGTGTTCTTTTCGTGTCGGTTACGATAAGGGCTTCGGTATGGTACTCTGTTGATATGCTATAGCGCAGTAGTAGTAGTGTAGTACATCATGGAAACAGAGAGCACCACCAAAGAAAGGCAGCATTGCAAGACATCCGGTCCCTCCGCCCGGATGCCGACTTACGATGTCCATGTAACCCCTATGGTACAGTGCCTTCCATATCGAGTCTGACACGATGCCAGGCATTGCAACTAGAGCGAGCCTCTAGACCACCATCAGAATCCTAGCACGCCTAGCAGGTGTTTAGACTGTTGATTGTTGCCCGGAGCGCCCCACGCTGATGTCACAGGGTCCTGCCATTGGCCTGTGGCGCGCCTTCCCGATCCATGCGGCCACGAGGACAGCACGAGCTGTGTAGATCGCGTTTCGCGTGTTGAATGTGCTTTCTCCATGCAACGTCGCTTCTGGTGGCCAGTGTGGGCCTGGACGTGAGTGAGGCTGTTGAGCTCCCTCAGACACGCTGGGTATGCTAAGGCCATGCCGCAGCCATGTGGAGGCCGCGTGAACGGGCGGACTCTGGTCCTGCCTGCGATGTCAGCACATGACGCAGGAGAATAGTTTCAACTGGCGACAGTGTCGCTCTACTGTGGTGAGATGGACCACAGAGGATGTATTGCTTGCAATGCTTGCAAGAGCAGCGGCGCCACAGTCCACTTGCACGTCGCTTATGCTGCGATAGCGTAAAGCACGCATCGCTTGCGAACAATCGCCGGACCCAGACTACTGCGTGATAGCAGCTTGATCACGCGGATGCCTTGTGATGATGAGTAGCAATGGCGCGCCTGTCCTTCGCGTGAATACGCAAATTCCGCAACAGGCAAGCGATGCCGGCGTGGCACCTGCCCGGGTCTCGAGATAACACGCAAGCTCTTTTGGATGTCCTTTCGACCGTCTTCGCGACCACGACCATGTGTCAATATTGACAGATCGTGTTGTACGCGTGCCATATCGCAAGACGGCTTGACCAGACCGTCAGCCGGGCATGGCGTTTCTACTGGACGTGTATCTTATTCCTTGGACACGTGTCTCGCGTACTCGAGAGGCGCCTTCACTGTTCACGCCGGGCGATATGATTCTGCTCTTGTCGATATTACAGCTCCTCTCCTCTCGTTCCACTTGATCGATAGGCTTGCACGGGACCGGATCGCGTTCGGTGCTGCTGCCGACGGCATATGGGCGGTACCGACAGCGCTTCTGCCCCGTATCAATAACACGTGGTAATGAGAGTAGAGGTGGTCACGCAATGGTCGAAGAGACGGCCACGGCTTGCAGCGGCATTGAGTTGCAACCAAAAATGTGATGAGTCAGCAAATTCTCCACCTTCCCATGTTGTTCTTGCACAACTCAACAGTCAGACAACTTCACGGCTCGCGGTTACGGATCGTCTGCACTGTTCCAAAGTCTCTCAGTATTACAAATACCGTCTCATCAGTCGCAAACATGGCGTCTGAACTCTCCTCCAAGACAATCGCCTTCATCGGTACGTGAAAACACTGAAAGTTGACCTCTCACATACAAGATGTACGTCTTCAACAGACACGACCACGATGTACGACACGTCTCATTGCTCATATTATCAATTCCCAAACACAGACTAACGTGTTGTAGGCGGTGGCAACATGGGCGCCGCCATCATCTCCGGCCTCGCAGCTAAGGGCATTGACAAGAAGAACATCATCGTAGCAGAGCCATGGGATGTCAACCGCAAGAAGATGGACGACCTTGGCGTTCGCACTACCACCAACAATGTCGAAGCATCTTCTGGCGCCGACATCATCATCCTCGCCATCAAACCACAAGTTGCAAAGACTGTGTGCCAAGAGCTCGCAGCATCAGCATTTTTTGGAAAGTCATTGCCGCTCGTCATCTCTATCGCCGCTGGAGTCACTGCAGCAAGTCTGAAAGATTGGTGCAAGACGAAGGAAGGCAAGAGCCCAGCTATCGTACGAGTCATGCCCAACACTCCAGCATTGCTTGGTGAGGGTGCAAGTGGTCTCTATGCCAGTGATGAAGTCAGCAAGGAGCAGAAGGATCAGGCCTCTGCTCTGCTAGGCAGTGTGAGCCAGGCATCGGAGTGGGTCGACAAAGAGGAACTGCTTGATGTCGTAACTGGACTTTCCGGCTCTGGCCCAGCCTACTTCTTCGCTATGGTCGAGCACCTTGTCGCAAGTGCTACCAAGCTTGGTCTTTCCGAGGAAGTTGCAACCCGTCTGGCAACACAAACCTGCCTCGGAGCTGGAAAGATGCTCGTGCAGTCATCTGAGCCCCCTTCACAGCTGAGGAAGAACGTGACCAGTCCCAATGGCACCACACAAGCAGCACTGGAGAGCTTTGAGGCATCAGGATTTGCTGCGATCGTGGACAAAGCCGTGAAAGCTGCCACAGATCGAGGCGAGGAGCTTGGCAGGACTTTGGGTGCTCAGTAAACTCAGTGCACCACGCTTCACGACGTATGCCTGATTACGACTTCACGCAGGAAAGCAGGATCAAAGCTATAGATTGCCGACTCGCAGGCAGCGACGTTTCTACGTATGAGAGTGTGCATTCACATGCTGGGCTCGTTCTCGCATAGAGTTCGGCGCCGGAGAAACAAGCGAAAATGATACCTCGGTACAACTCACACCACCAATGCCTGTATATGGCACTTCACCTCGTACTTGATGCTTACATTCCATCATCCCTATCTCTCCATCCACACAGCACCATCTGCACCACCCTGATCCCCAACATGGCGTACACCCGCCCCATAGCAATTACCTTGCTCGCCGGCATCGTGGTGACAGCTCACTTCTCCCTAGGCAAACAGGCCGAAAACAATGGCACCTTCGCCATAGCCGACGTCTTTACTTACACCACACGCACACTTCCCAACACTTCGATTCCGATCCGGATACCTGAGACTGGCATTGCAGCTGTGGACAATTACTTCGCCTTCATGGTCTCATTCTTCTGGGCTACACTCGACACCAGAAATGTCCGCGCTCACCTCCAAGGCCACCCACTCCTGGGCACGCTCTCTAGCACCTGGCTCTTGATGCTAGGCGAGACGCACCGTGGCGGTAGAGGCGCGGCTTCTGTGTTTGGCACTTACTTCCTCGAGATCATGGGAGAGTTGCTAGGAATTGGCATGTTCACGGGAGTCTGGTGTATCGTGCATCTCATCTCCACCTCCCGGCCCAATGCATCGAAGTCAGCGACTGGCAAGACGAACCTCACAGCCCTTGGCTGGGCTATGTTGATCGGCTACATCGTTCCAACTCTTGGCATGATCCACTGCGCGCCCGACGGCTCGGGACTCGCCAGCCAACAACTCTGGACCATCCTGCGTCTCTTCCACCCAATCTTCGTCTTTACATCCTACATAGTGCTATCCACCATCGTTCCCTCCTCCTCAGCCTCCCAAGGCGCATCAGGCCCACGCAAATTCTACATCTTCAGCATCCTCGCCTCCGCCTTCTTCCACATTTCAGCCGTGGGCATACTACTGGCGCCATACTTGACTCCCCTCTGGGTCAAAGACGAAGTCACCGCCGCTCTCAATATCTACGACTTCTACGTCCCATATCCGTATTGGCTGGACGCGGTGCCGAGACAGGTGTCGTTTGATCTTGGGGTTGCGACGTTTTTGCAGTGGGATAATCTTTGCTCGGCGAGTGCGATTTGCGTGTGGGCGGCGGCTTTGTATGTTGAGAGTGGAGGGAAAGGCAGGATCGGGGCGTTTGTGCAGGCAGGTGGTGTCGCGTTGTTGGCGGGGCCGGGGGCTGCGGCGGCGTTTTTGATGTTGGAGCGGGATGCTGCTGTGGCGGCTCCTGTGGTTGAAGGAGGGAAGAAGCAGCGATAAGTCGTGGCAATGGCTGAAAGGCCGTTGGAAAGGCTTGATGGAGACTTTGTTGAACCGGTTAGCTACTATTTCGAATGTATACTCACGAGCTTCAGCACGGCCTCTCTGCCGAAGCACGACTTCCAGCTGCCGTTGCTTTCTGCCAGACAAGATACCATGGCGATGCTCCATGAGCTTCAGACCAACAGCGAAGAGCTGCCGCCTGATGATGACGACGACAGTACATCCGATGGCGAAGATACAAACGAAGATCCCACAGATCTTGCTGCAAACTCCGATATTGACACCGTCATCCATGAGTCTCCCAACCCATCCGACAAGAAGCAAGAAGACCTCAACCGCACCTATGTCATCATGCGTAGCTTCCTGCGCCAAGCCCAGGCTGAGCTCGAGGACAGACATGAGATTTTCGACCGGGAGCGGGCAGAATTTCGAAAAGCGCAAGATGCGAAGAACGAACCCGAGTCCATCACGGCGCTCGACGTGGACCACATCGCACGCACGCGAGAGCTGACGCAAGCTGTTGCAGAAGCAGAGGAGAACTTCCAGCAGGCAAAACAAGCTGCCTTCCTCGCAGGTGTTGACCTGGACGAGTCTGACTTGGAGTCTGGCTTTGTGGATCGTGTCGATGATGGGTATCGTATGAGCCAAGAGGAGGATCATGAAGGTGTCATGGATCGTGATTCTGTGCAAAGATGGCTTGGTCGTGTGGAGCCACAGGAAAATCCAGAGCAGCCAACTGAAAGTGTCGAGATTGATGACTAGGACGTTCAACTGGTTGAGATTTCGGATAGTGCTAGCATGGTCGCTGAAGGGTCCGCACGTCGTAGGATCGATAAGTGGAATACGGAACTGCGTACGGCATTGGGTTGAAGCACCACGGCAGCAAGTATGCACCCAGCCCCCATACCATTCCACCACCTCTAAAGCGGATACACAAACCTCAAATTCTCCCGATCGGTATAGTCCCTATCCTCCCCCTGCACCTTGACAAGTCCATCTCCCGTATCCACCGCCTCCTCATCACTAATCTCGCCCATCTCCGCCAACCTCGCCGCCCTCTTCTGGTTCTCCACTTTCAGGTAGTAGCGAATGACGATACACATAGCCGGTGAGATGGGCCAGAAGGCCGTCATGAAGCCCCAGGGGAGGAGGTAGCGGGGTTTGTACTTTTCTTGCCAGAATCTAGGACTGTGGTTAGGATGGGGACGAGCTGGGTAGCAAGGCATTGTTGACTTACTCAGGTGAGATCATATTAGCAATCGAAGCAGCGACGATGCGCGTCGACATAACCGTGAGCTTCTTCGTATATCCAACCGTCGTCGTCCCAGCCCAGGACAAGCCCAAGAGGTAAGAAGGCTTGAAGGTAGAAATCTGCGTTCCGACCACGAGGGCGATCTTGTTCGACCATGGGGCTGTGACCTGTCGTTCTCATCATTAGCGTAGTCCAACCCAGCAGGAGGGCTCCTCGAGGTCTACTCACCATGATAAGACCCCCAACAAAACACGGTATATACGAAAAAGCACAAGTCCACCCCACCCCAAGCTCAGTGGCATAGATCATAAACGCCGTCACGCAAATGAGGAAAGACCCCCATAGCGGCTTGGCAATATTGAACAGAGCGCTCTGCGCTGGCGTGAAGCCGAAGCCGACGATGATGAGCGGTAGCTGCTGGGACGTGTTGTTGGGCAGCTCATTGAAGAACATGTGGAATCTGTTCGCCTCAACATCAGTACGATCCCTCCTCGCAACGGGCCAGTAGGGGGGAACTCACATAAACAACCAACTCTTCGGATCCATAAACGCCTCCTTCACCTGTCCCCACTTCAGCACCGAGTTGGATATACCCGCATGCGTATCGCGAATCACATCAATCGTGTGAATTTCCTCCTCGGTGGTGAGCCACTTCGCATCGATGGGGGAGTTGGGGAGGAAGAAGACGAGGACGGCGCAGACCATGAAGGTCAGGATCACACAGATGATGTGCAGCCACTTCCACGATCAAAGCCCGCCAGCCAACTCGCCGCTGTTGTCGTCTTTGATGAGTTTGTACGCTACCATCGTCAGGAGGACGTTAGCTAAGCCACCGGAAGCCCACCACAGGAGCTGGACCCAGGGACACTTCTAAGGTGGGAAGAAGGCTTGGTGCAGGACGGTCGTGGATGGGACGATTTGGGACTCGGTCTGTTTACCATTAGCATCACTCCACCATAAGATCACCGAAGAAAATATCCTCACCATCCCCAACAAGAACCTCAACGCCATCAACTGCCCACCCGTACTAACCAACGGATGCATCCCCAACAACAGTGACCACAAAAACAAGCTCCCCGTAATaaaatagatagatagatagatagatagatagatagatagatttgtcattcccctgttctaggaccctatttggcctatgcaggtatatatctattgttatatacaaagggaaacccgaataggtgaaaccCCCTCCCGCCCACGACttctccttgtctagattagctttccctctgaacgtgcgtagtccatgtcactaccccgttagctcCCGCTCCCAGCCGGTCTCGTCACGCTGcgccgtgtcctctcttcctacactgctcctactaggcggtactgttccagccagcccttctctagtatccagttcgtaatgcgccgtaggtcctcaacgttgttaagaagtgccccaatcgtccggttcctgccctacaacctggttgttccacctctctttctatagttgctctacaaacgtTTTCTCACcctcctattatattactagctgttcgtcccttacccggtagttcggctcgtttccgggtcgaatgcccttatacgctagtactaattcgcgggcccttacgactgtactggcgatgaccttctatactaggtaccgtgccgacttgcctaagtaggaggtccgtagtccctagatatataggtcgatcggcggtatagcggtctcgtacttaagtatccttattagtatcgacttatataccccggtaaccttccttaggtattagttttagatcttcgctaacggcgtaacgagtccctttaataggtaggccctctcgcctaaggactacacttagctactataggtaaggactagccgtataatagccgtatatagaagtcgtaactaccgaaagtccgccccctatatagacgtagtaagtctctagtataatgctatattctgtttagctttccgtaatattgcctatacgtacttcctctaccgtagcgccgggtctatctatagtccgaggatcctaagctaatttactaggttagtcgtatacccctatatctagatagaagcttatatattatagaaccggagccggcgcgtaaagtatattaggttatacttttctagggtaaaccgagccctataccttctagcctagtcctcgtagatcttatacttctcttctagtagcctatagttctccttagtcgaggacgactacgctaggatattcgtatcgtctacgaagccgctcgtagcggtattctaggattctagggctaggagtagcgtcgctattATTACGGTTCacctcgtaaggctatacttagtattacgtaacctagtacgctagcgcgCCCGGACCCTAGACCTTGACCTCGACGTTTACTCTATCGCGGCTTCGCGACTTTCTTATCTTCTCTTCTTCGTGAAACTTATTcgattctaaggtattaatacgtttacgccctatcttacgccttGTCCGTATTATTAAGTTCTACCGCCCTTAGATCGCCGAGCCGTACGATTATAGACTACGTATCGCTACTACGACCGCGTACGACCGAGACTCgaatagccgtaggtactaatACGACTATCGGACTAGACGAATCATCCTTTATCCTAAGACTTAACCTAAACCCTCTTACGAAGGCGTTTCTCTAAGAAGCCCGATAAAAGCGGAACGGCGTACTTAGCGTAGCGTAGTAAGATATAGAAGACGAGTCGTAGTAGGATCCGGATTTCGACGATACCGTAGGTATAGAACGACTACGTAATATAGCGTAAGAGATATAGAACGAGACTTAGGGTCGCGGAGATACTAAGTAGGCTCGTTAGTAAGAGGAAGAACGTCGGCGCTAGAAGTACTAAGAGCTACTATATAATAAGTATAACTAACGTTAGTCTAAGAAGGAAACTcgactctatataggtagagAGGATAAGACCTTATAATAGGGCATACGTACGCGGAAGGAGGAATATCTTAGCTACCGCTATACGATACCGATTAACTTTACCTAGAAGGGCAAAGAGGTAGaatataggctacggtataATCCTACCGAGTTCTAGATCGCTATAGCCGAGGAGCTCTCTCGCTTAGTTACTAAGAACCTAGAAGCCTAGCTAGATGTCCTAGATAAACACCGTCTCGCCTACCTCGGTCTTAAGGAGGTACGGGAGGTATTAACTACTTAGAAGAGTCGGCTATAGGCTAAGGCCAATCGGTATAAGGatgtaagggcgcgcgtactatagggtccgagagagatagttattattctacaaagctacgaaagaggagcgcgaggcgcggcaaagttataaagtaaagctaagccgcgctaacccgatacagaaggtccgcggttcagccgggccgacgtagctatagtagggggtcgcgggctacccgtaatagtaccccccttcccaaaacacgccttagtcctctaagcattatctaccttataaggctacttgtctatcgagctctataatcgcgcgaacgcctaattatcctctagtgccCTATCGTTATCCGATAATATCGtattcgctctattaagactatcctcgaccggcttccttcgagaaatatatcgcctagttagctagcttaccctagacctaagtctgtcttcggctagtactcgtgtataatccttataactaaagttaggtattattgtaggctctataggctctactcgagtatcgaatatatacggagtagattctattagaggtaaggctcgagtcgacttattcgtaacggtgtctctattAATCCTGATCGTATTAGTCCGAGTACCTTAGCGTCTAGCGGTAactagttagatagagctacgaaacttataggcgtagacaactccggccggttatagtaaaagtctataatagcggcggctacCCTCGTAAACAGGTCCTTAGTAGGTTACTAAGTTTTACTATCCTCTATGTCCTAATATCCGACCTATCGTACCTTGTACTATATGTCGACCTTACGCTTATaccccttcttcaccttCCTAGTACGCTTcctcgtatatatatctaagatcttGTCTACCTCGTACTCGATCGCCGCGGGTACTACTATAATGTCGGCCTCGGCATTAGCTTCCGTCGTATTAGGAACTATAACTACGGGTAGCGGCGGTATAAGGTACTATCCCTCTAGCGGCGGTAGGTTAGTATCGTCGGCGCGCTATAATAGCGACGTATAGAAATAGTTATCGAGTCTAGCTAACGTATCGGAGAGCTTTAGCTTATAGGAGAGCTTCGAGGGCATAACTTCTACGATCTAGTATAGTCTAGTATATCGTCGATCTAGTTTCTTAGAAGGGCGTatcgtacggatgttcttcGTACTAAGGAATACCTAATCGCCTACCTTATAGTCGGGCGAGATACGGCGATATCGGTTAGCGGCCTTAGCTTATAAGGCTTAGGACATTCTTATGTTCTCTTAGAGGAACTGATATAGCTCGTAAAGGCGTCGGGCGAATGCTTCGGCGGATTTGCTATCGAGTCGCTAAAGAGTCGTTATCTAGCGGCGATCCCCGCCTACCTATAAGTCGATACGTTCCGTAAACTCGGGGTTATATCTAAGGTTTACGTAGAAAGGTAAGACACCGGTAGTCTCTAATACGTAGTTATTAATAGCAAACTAAGCTAGGCATAGCTATTTAGCCTAGTCGCTCTATACCTTATTAACGTAGGCGCGTAAGTACtattctatattctaattaGTACGCTTAGACTAACCGTCCGTCTCGGGGTAATATAataaacttagcttacgttaaatccgtagtatcttatatagctacttCTAGAAAGTTGCGATAAACTGTTTccctctattagaggtgatCGTGTCCGGGAGCCTACGTCGACTAAATACGTGCTTTAAGAATAGGCGCGCTACATTCTTCGCCGTTATAGCTCTAATAGGAATAAGTTCTACTTCTTTCGTTAGGCGGTCCGTAACGGTCATAATATTATTATAAGTCATGCCGTCGAGTTtgctatctagtaagtctactaTAAAGTCGACTAATATATAGCGCTAAGGTCgttctagtatagaaagtagaTGTAATAATCTAGGTAGCTAGGTATATAGAGATTTCGTCGTACGGTATACTCGGTAATTtacggtatatctacgtactaatcttactaagctaggcCAGTAAAATTCACGTACTACGAGCTTATATATACGGGCTCTACTAGGATggcctactactagtacgTCGTAGTTCATCTTTACTATTCGAGTCCGTAGCTTCTAGTTATCcggtacctataagctctagt contains the following coding sequences:
- a CDS encoding tRNA (guanine(10)-N2)-methyltransferase, coding for MDYLIRFVQMHETFRKPEIDALAQINNISIEWLSYTEESHLSIIRFKDVSDPGLAAKALMSRSILAYGMYELWGATSGADYKDLHRDITTRSRHLWSHYGRQSFRFELDAFQGKRTMAEQRQIMEDLVFMGFTGPIAMKNPDNHFTIFEDYKLHAPAPHQLCFGRLVAEAGRRATATYTLKKRKYIATTSMDAELSLITANLALAAPGKLTYDPFMGTGSFPLACAHFGANTFGSDMDGRSIRGKKGRNVKANFEQYSTSSLYLDGFVSDLTNTPLREQRYLDAIVCDPPYGVREGLKVLGSERPHLQDVVYLADGTPAHLGPNYIPPKKPYSFLRILDDILDFGARMLTDNGRLCMWMPVAGVDVEEYEAEDEAKAAKVEVEVEYPVPEHPALELVSTCRQDFNKWSRRLLTYRRLRNDAVDTAALAAYQLKRLDLQADGNGKVTADDLNAFRRRYFQGFQKPSPAPQTTYTPPAG
- a CDS encoding Terpene cyclase, whose amino-acid sequence is MAYTRPIAITLLAGIVVTAHFSLGKQAENNGTFAIADVFTYTTRTLPNTSIPIRIPETGIAAVDNYFAFMVSFFWATLDTRNVRAHLQGHPLLGTLSSTWLLMLGETHRGGRGAASVFGTYFLEIMGELLGIGMFTGVWCIVHLISTSRPNASKSATGKTNLTALGWAMLIGYIVPTLGMIHCAPDGSGLASQQLWTILRLFHPIFVFTSYIVLSTIVPSSSASQGASGPRKFYIFSILASAFFHISAVGILLAPYLTPLWVKDEVTAALNIYDFYVPYPYWLDAVPRQVSFDLGVATFLQWDNLCSASAICVWAAALYVESGGKGRIGAFVQAGGVALLAGPGAAAAFLMLERDAAVAAPVVEGGKKQR
- a CDS encoding Pyrroline-5-carboxylate reductase, producing the protein MLFLHNSTVRQLHGSRLRIVCTVPKSLSITNTVSSVANMASELSSKTIAFIGGGNMGAAIISGLAAKGIDKKNIIVAEPWDVNRKKMDDLGVRTTTNNVEASSGADIIILAIKPQVAKTVCQELAASAFFGKSLPLVISIAAGVTAASLKDWCKTKEGKSPAIVRVMPNTPALLGEGASGLYASDEVSKEQKDQASALLGSVSQASEWVDKEELLDVVTGLSGSGPAYFFAMVEHLVASATKLGLSEEVATRLATQTCLGAGKMLVQSSEPPSQLRKNVTSPNGTTQAALESFEASGFAAIVDKAVKAATDRGEELGRTLGAQ